A genomic segment from Actinoplanes sichuanensis encodes:
- the folE2 gene encoding GTP cyclohydrolase FolE2, which translates to MLPDVQGMPDQRGVALDDVGIEGLRYPLLVADAQGAKRETVATVDMAVSLDANVKGAHLSRFVEVLHAWRDQLAPDSALRLVEDLRTRMGSGSARVHLAFAYFLERQAPVTGARSFSEYQCALTASVSTGDPVLTLGVRVPVTSVCPCSKAISDRGAHNQRGYVTIEAHPAAIGEIWFDDLIAIAEASASSPVYALLKRPDERHVTMAGYDNPVFVEDMTRQVALALRDDPRVAQFRVRVVNDESIHNHAAYAQLGWNDGAIGGAP; encoded by the coding sequence ATGCTTCCTGACGTGCAGGGAATGCCCGACCAGCGCGGAGTCGCTCTCGACGATGTCGGCATCGAAGGGCTGCGCTATCCGCTGCTTGTAGCTGACGCTCAGGGCGCCAAACGCGAGACGGTCGCCACCGTCGACATGGCGGTCAGCCTCGACGCCAACGTCAAAGGCGCGCACCTGAGCCGTTTCGTGGAAGTGCTGCACGCATGGCGCGACCAACTCGCGCCCGACAGCGCACTGCGCCTGGTGGAAGATCTTCGTACGCGCATGGGCAGCGGCAGCGCCCGAGTTCACCTCGCCTTCGCCTACTTCCTGGAGCGCCAAGCCCCCGTCACCGGCGCCCGGTCGTTCAGCGAGTACCAATGCGCGTTGACCGCCAGCGTGAGCACCGGCGACCCCGTCCTGACGCTAGGGGTACGGGTGCCCGTGACCAGCGTGTGTCCCTGCAGCAAAGCCATCAGTGACCGGGGCGCGCACAACCAACGCGGCTACGTCACCATCGAAGCCCACCCGGCGGCCATCGGCGAGATCTGGTTCGACGACCTCATCGCCATCGCCGAGGCATCGGCATCCTCACCGGTCTACGCATTACTCAAACGACCGGACGAGCGTCACGTCACGATGGCCGGCTACGATAACCCCGTCTTCGTCGAAGACATGACCCGCCAGGTCGCCCTCGCGCTGCGCGACGACCCCCGCGTGGCGCAGTTCCGGGTGCGGGTGGTCAACGACGAAAGCATCCACAACCACGCAGCGTACGCGCAGCTCGGCTGGAACGACGGTGCTATCGGCGGCGCCCCGTGA
- the queD gene encoding 6-carboxytetrahydropterin synthase QueD — MEVFREFTFEAAHRLPNVPDGHKCARLHGHSYRVQVHVQGEVDPAAGWVMDFSEIKKAFQPLRDQLDHYYLNEVPGLENPTSEVLARWIWDRLIGQLPLSAVMVRETCTSGCVYRGEQ, encoded by the coding sequence ATGGAAGTCTTCCGGGAGTTCACCTTCGAAGCCGCGCACCGGCTGCCGAACGTGCCGGACGGGCACAAATGCGCCCGCCTACACGGTCACTCCTACCGTGTGCAGGTCCACGTCCAGGGTGAAGTCGATCCGGCGGCGGGCTGGGTGATGGACTTCAGCGAGATCAAGAAGGCGTTCCAGCCGCTTCGCGATCAGCTCGACCACTACTACCTCAACGAGGTGCCTGGCCTGGAGAACCCCACCAGCGAAGTGCTGGCCCGCTGGATCTGGGACCGGCTGATCGGTCAGTTGCCGTTGTCGGCGGTGATGGTGCGGGAGACGTGCACCTCCGGCTGCGTCTACCGGGGAGAGCAGTGA
- the queE gene encoding 7-carboxy-7-deazaguanine synthase gives MYRVKEIFYTLQGEGTHVGRPAVFCRFTSCNLWTGREPDRHRAICQFCDTDFVGTDGPGGGRFRSAADLAAAVAKTWQGQPHPRSRPYVVCTGGEPLLQLDEPAIQALHAEGFEVAVETNGTRPAPAGLDWICVSPKAGADLVLTRGHDLKLVYPQVGAEPGLFEDLEFDHFLLQPMDGPDRAASTEAAVRYCLEHPQWRLSLQTHKYIGIA, from the coding sequence GTGTATCGCGTTAAGGAGATCTTCTACACGCTTCAGGGCGAAGGCACTCATGTTGGCCGCCCGGCTGTGTTCTGCCGGTTCACGAGTTGCAACTTGTGGACCGGGCGAGAGCCGGACCGGCATCGTGCCATCTGCCAGTTCTGCGACACCGATTTCGTCGGCACGGACGGCCCCGGTGGGGGCCGTTTCCGTTCTGCGGCCGATCTAGCCGCTGCCGTGGCCAAAACCTGGCAGGGGCAGCCTCATCCGCGCAGCCGGCCCTACGTCGTCTGTACCGGCGGCGAGCCGCTGCTGCAGTTGGACGAGCCCGCTATACAGGCACTGCACGCCGAGGGCTTCGAGGTCGCCGTCGAGACGAACGGTACTCGGCCAGCACCAGCAGGCCTCGACTGGATCTGTGTCAGCCCGAAGGCGGGCGCCGATCTGGTGCTCACTCGCGGCCATGACCTGAAGTTGGTTTACCCACAGGTCGGCGCAGAGCCGGGACTGTTCGAGGACCTCGAATTCGACCACTTTCTGTTGCAGCCTATGGACGGCCCAGACCGGGCCGCCAGCACAGAGGCCGCCGTGCGGTACTGCCTTGAACACCCGCAGTGGCGACTGAGCCTGCAGACCCACAAATACATAGGAATCGCCTGA
- the queC gene encoding 7-cyano-7-deazaguanine synthase QueC, with amino-acid sequence MSTAKSKAVVLLSGGLDSATVLAMAVHEGHEAHALSFRYGQRHTVELDAAARVAAELGAAKHIVADIDLRVFGGSALTDSAIAVPHHGSADDLGEDIPITYVPARNAIFLSFALAWAETLGASDVFIGVNALDYSGYPDCRPEFIAAFEQMANLATKAGVEGRQRLRIHTPLIELTKAETIRRGIELGVDYAWTHSCYDPVDGRACGTCDSCLLRGRGFAELGLTDPALTPAAG; translated from the coding sequence ATGTCCACGGCGAAGAGCAAGGCAGTTGTGCTGCTCAGTGGGGGCCTCGACTCCGCCACGGTGCTCGCGATGGCGGTGCACGAGGGCCACGAAGCTCATGCGCTCAGCTTCCGCTACGGCCAGCGCCACACGGTCGAGCTCGATGCCGCCGCCCGCGTGGCGGCGGAACTCGGAGCAGCTAAGCATATAGTTGCCGACATCGATCTACGCGTGTTCGGTGGGTCGGCGCTGACTGACAGCGCTATCGCGGTGCCGCACCACGGCAGCGCGGACGATCTCGGTGAAGACATCCCGATCACGTACGTGCCCGCCCGGAACGCGATCTTCCTGTCCTTCGCACTTGCATGGGCGGAGACCCTGGGCGCCTCCGATGTGTTCATCGGGGTCAATGCGCTTGACTACAGTGGCTACCCGGACTGCCGCCCAGAGTTCATCGCCGCCTTCGAGCAGATGGCCAACCTCGCCACGAAGGCGGGCGTCGAGGGCCGTCAACGGTTGCGGATCCACACCCCGCTGATCGAGTTGACCAAGGCCGAGACCATCCGTCGCGGGATCGAGTTGGGCGTGGACTACGCCTGGACCCACAGTTGCTACGACCCGGTCGACGGCCGCGCGTGCGGAACCTGCGACTCCTGCCTGCTGCGTGGGCGAGGCTTCGCCGAACTCGGCCTGACCGACCCGGCGTTGACGCCGGCCGCAGGATGA
- a CDS encoding Ig-like domain-containing protein, with translation MRNTTARRVLTALAALTMPLALAAPARADDSLPLGAGAAVSVSATPGGIFTAPLSVTYTGTKPIDGVAVSFFGIDGFETESRYSNCTYDILGDLEACVFDRALEPGRSYRVDLPLRAPADAYAPSAVRTQFVWEKKTVHRAYGTPGDAAPVALVDDVTPAKVGVYPWQYVDLAITGHQSADLVAIGTKVYGATGNVVQVKATVRNDGPAALKWIGTGVPYGLVVVTIPPGTTVQSAPSKCAPATDAQRTRTDAVQYACVLDGFLKIGKDHALSLPFSLRVDRVIPDAAGLVEVNPACTCERFADDLDRLNDTAPLILNPAPTAPGGTDTNPPVVSDTGLTEGQLLGWYRDVTPVWSDDVAVTKVQVLVNGVVTETYESPLPRQVLVELPTSVDRTQPRITIRAFDAAGNIGEKTTTVRADVVHPEATLTPAFGSRVHGVVTFQPTGVSSDTARIELLDARGTIVAQSTAAPWTMTWDTQGLNGAQSLAFRIFDHAENGDIDMGTFEVDNAGPAVGSITPGDRALVRGSVRTTAKASDPSGISSVRVTGGRATSSPWAWTVTPKAQGNHTIEWVVTDKLGNTTVVRRVVVNDTVAPTLKLTRAPKNNTKLTRNTTLAASAGDRNGIAKVQLLVNGKVVATDTRAGYTFTLNPKKYGKKFTVQLRAYDKAGNVTTLGKRTYRR, from the coding sequence ATGCGGAACACCACGGCCCGGCGTGTGCTCACCGCCCTGGCCGCTCTCACCATGCCCCTCGCTCTGGCCGCCCCCGCGCGGGCCGATGACTCGCTGCCCCTCGGCGCGGGCGCGGCGGTATCGGTCTCGGCCACGCCGGGCGGCATCTTCACGGCGCCGCTGTCGGTCACCTACACCGGCACGAAGCCGATCGACGGCGTCGCCGTCTCGTTCTTCGGTATCGACGGCTTCGAAACCGAGAGCCGGTACAGCAACTGCACCTACGACATCCTCGGTGACCTGGAGGCCTGCGTCTTCGACCGGGCCCTGGAGCCGGGCCGGTCGTACCGGGTGGATCTGCCGCTGCGCGCACCGGCCGACGCCTACGCGCCGAGCGCCGTGCGGACCCAGTTCGTCTGGGAGAAGAAGACGGTTCACCGCGCGTACGGCACACCCGGTGACGCGGCGCCCGTCGCGCTCGTCGACGACGTGACACCGGCGAAGGTCGGCGTCTACCCCTGGCAGTATGTGGATCTGGCGATCACCGGTCACCAGAGCGCGGATCTGGTGGCCATCGGCACCAAGGTGTACGGCGCGACCGGCAACGTCGTCCAGGTCAAGGCGACGGTACGCAACGACGGTCCGGCCGCGCTCAAGTGGATCGGCACCGGCGTGCCGTACGGCCTGGTGGTCGTCACGATCCCGCCCGGCACCACCGTGCAGAGCGCACCGTCGAAGTGTGCGCCCGCCACCGACGCGCAGCGGACCCGCACCGATGCGGTGCAGTACGCGTGCGTCCTCGACGGGTTCCTGAAAATCGGCAAGGACCACGCCCTGAGCCTGCCGTTCAGCCTGCGTGTCGACCGGGTGATCCCGGACGCGGCCGGTCTGGTCGAGGTCAACCCGGCGTGCACGTGCGAGCGCTTCGCCGACGACCTGGACCGCTTGAACGACACCGCTCCGCTGATCCTCAACCCGGCGCCGACCGCTCCGGGCGGCACGGACACGAACCCGCCGGTCGTCTCCGACACCGGCCTCACCGAGGGCCAGCTGCTCGGCTGGTACCGCGACGTCACCCCGGTCTGGTCCGACGACGTCGCGGTGACCAAGGTCCAGGTCCTGGTGAACGGTGTGGTCACCGAGACCTACGAGAGCCCGCTGCCCCGCCAGGTCCTCGTCGAGCTGCCGACCTCGGTCGACCGCACGCAGCCGCGGATCACCATCCGCGCCTTCGACGCGGCCGGAAACATCGGAGAGAAGACGACGACGGTACGGGCGGACGTGGTCCATCCGGAGGCGACGCTCACTCCGGCGTTCGGATCACGCGTCCACGGCGTGGTCACGTTCCAGCCGACCGGCGTCTCCAGCGACACCGCCCGCATCGAGCTGCTCGACGCACGCGGAACGATCGTCGCCCAGAGCACCGCGGCGCCGTGGACGATGACCTGGGACACCCAGGGTCTCAACGGCGCGCAGTCGCTCGCGTTCCGCATCTTCGACCATGCCGAGAACGGCGACATCGACATGGGCACCTTCGAGGTCGACAACGCCGGTCCGGCGGTCGGCTCCATCACTCCGGGTGACCGGGCGCTGGTACGTGGCAGTGTGCGCACCACCGCGAAGGCCTCCGACCCGAGCGGCATCAGCTCGGTCCGGGTCACCGGCGGCCGGGCGACGAGCTCGCCGTGGGCATGGACGGTGACCCCGAAGGCACAGGGCAACCACACCATCGAGTGGGTGGTGACCGACAAGCTGGGCAACACCACGGTCGTCCGTCGTGTCGTCGTCAACGACACGGTCGCGCCCACGCTGAAGCTGACCAGGGCTCCGAAGAACAACACGAAGCTGACGAGGAACACGACGCTGGCGGCATCCGCCGGCGACCGGAACGGCATCGCGAAGGTGCAGCTGCTGGTCAACGGCAAGGTGGTGGCCACCGACACGAGGGCCGGTTACACCTTCACCCTGAACCCGAAGAAGTACGGCAAGAAGTTCACGGTCCAGCTCCGCGCATACGACAAGGCGGGCAACGTGACCACCCTCGGCAAGCGCACCTACCGCCGCTGA
- a CDS encoding calcium-binding protein — MTRSAWLPRAGLVLLVTVSGGLVSTPASAAATGVVSVVEKTKVRYKAAAGKQNRVVVTRSGRTIVVDDQVAIRAGVGCKQVEGDRTKVSCALSKAPTRVQVYTYDRYDAVTNRTDLPMSADGGTGNDILVGGRRGDRLLGGAGADRLYGGAGQDYLDGRHGNDLIFGGDGADMIHGWLGNDTLHGGNGDDHVWGEEGDDRIHGEAGQDDLAGYQGSDYLHGGDGDDSLAGDVYTDGIAADVMLGGAGFDQVDYGDYQKAISVDLDGARRDDGRPGEHDTVGSDVEGIYGGWAGDRLVGNAADNGIMGYTGDDVIHGGGGNDWLDGLDGSDRVYGGAGDDWLSGDDRPNADADRLDGGTNGPLGDECLLFKRDTAVGCER, encoded by the coding sequence ATGACACGTTCCGCATGGTTGCCTCGGGCCGGCCTCGTCCTGCTCGTCACTGTCTCAGGGGGTCTCGTCTCCACGCCGGCGTCGGCGGCCGCCACCGGTGTCGTCTCGGTGGTGGAGAAGACCAAGGTTCGATACAAGGCGGCCGCCGGGAAGCAGAACCGGGTGGTCGTCACCCGGTCCGGCCGGACGATCGTCGTCGACGACCAGGTCGCCATCCGGGCCGGCGTCGGCTGCAAGCAGGTCGAAGGCGACCGGACGAAGGTGTCCTGCGCCTTGTCGAAGGCGCCCACCCGGGTGCAGGTCTATACCTATGACCGCTATGACGCGGTGACCAACCGGACCGACCTGCCGATGAGCGCCGACGGTGGCACCGGCAACGACATCCTGGTCGGGGGCCGGCGGGGCGACCGGCTGCTGGGTGGCGCCGGCGCCGACCGCCTCTACGGGGGCGCCGGGCAGGACTATCTGGATGGCCGACACGGCAACGACCTGATCTTCGGCGGCGACGGCGCGGACATGATCCATGGTTGGCTCGGCAACGACACGCTGCACGGCGGCAACGGTGACGACCACGTCTGGGGTGAAGAAGGCGACGACCGGATCCATGGCGAGGCCGGTCAGGATGATCTGGCCGGATACCAGGGATCCGACTACCTCCACGGCGGCGACGGCGACGACTCGCTGGCCGGTGACGTCTATACCGATGGGATCGCCGCCGATGTGATGCTCGGTGGAGCCGGATTCGACCAGGTCGACTACGGCGACTATCAGAAGGCCATCAGCGTGGATCTGGACGGTGCACGTCGTGATGACGGCCGGCCCGGCGAACACGACACCGTCGGATCCGATGTGGAGGGCATCTACGGCGGGTGGGCCGGGGACCGGCTCGTCGGAAACGCCGCCGACAACGGGATCATGGGTTACACCGGCGATGACGTCATCCACGGTGGCGGCGGCAACGACTGGCTCGACGGTCTCGACGGCAGCGACCGTGTCTACGGTGGCGCCGGTGATGACTGGTTGAGCGGCGATGATCGGCCGAACGCTGACGCGGATCGTCTCGACGGTGGCACCAATGGTCCCCTCGGCGACGAGTGCCTGCTCTTCAAACGCGACACCGCGGTCGGCTGCGAACGCTGA
- a CDS encoding calcium-binding protein, with product MQIYTYDGADSIRNDTNVPTYADGGTGNDVVAGGSANDTLHGWTGADRIYGRGGEDHIWGWTGANTIYGGAAKDTIWGGPSVDHIWGEGGKDEIFGDAGDDRIHGGAERDWLLGEDGNDYIWGDDGDDYVDGRAGNDVISGGNGQDEMHGDDGNDRVYGGPGGDFIYTHATNGEGVGADYYSGGSGYDWVTYGSYFTKAVTVDADGVTGDDGARGERDTLATDIESITGSNGDDVIGGRPGDDHLSGGPGNDRLYGRGGADHLDGDAGNDHLNATDDDGAYDSLNGGDDDDECLVGDLDHAYNCENIPS from the coding sequence GTGCAGATCTACACGTACGACGGCGCCGATTCGATCCGTAACGACACGAACGTCCCGACCTATGCCGACGGCGGCACCGGCAACGATGTGGTGGCCGGCGGTTCCGCCAACGACACGCTGCACGGCTGGACCGGCGCCGACCGGATCTACGGCCGCGGTGGCGAGGACCACATCTGGGGCTGGACCGGCGCCAACACGATCTACGGCGGTGCCGCGAAGGACACCATCTGGGGCGGCCCGTCGGTGGACCACATCTGGGGTGAAGGCGGCAAGGACGAGATCTTCGGCGACGCTGGCGACGACCGCATCCACGGCGGCGCCGAGCGGGACTGGCTCCTCGGCGAGGACGGCAACGACTACATCTGGGGTGACGACGGCGACGACTACGTCGACGGTCGGGCCGGCAACGACGTGATCTCCGGCGGCAACGGCCAGGACGAGATGCACGGCGACGACGGAAACGACCGGGTGTACGGCGGACCGGGCGGCGACTTCATCTACACCCACGCGACGAACGGCGAGGGTGTCGGCGCCGACTACTACTCCGGCGGCAGTGGCTACGACTGGGTCACCTACGGTTCGTACTTCACGAAGGCGGTCACCGTGGACGCGGACGGCGTCACCGGCGACGACGGCGCCCGGGGCGAACGGGACACCCTGGCCACCGACATCGAGTCGATCACCGGCAGCAACGGCGACGACGTGATCGGCGGCCGGCCCGGCGACGACCACCTGAGCGGCGGCCCGGGCAACGACCGCCTGTACGGGCGCGGCGGGGCGGACCACCTCGACGGCGACGCCGGAAACGACCACTTGAACGCGACCGACGACGACGGGGCGTACGACAGCCTCAACGGCGGAGACGACGACGACGAATGTCTCGTGGGCGACCTGGACCACGCCTACAACTGCGAGAACATCCCCAGCTGA
- a CDS encoding Ig-like domain-containing protein, giving the protein MGDVVKNTGIVMVTAMAAALIATPAHAAVSAPKVYARTADHWVGGVVPVTFFTQPTEDLSAVTGLTVFADGKEVGTDTAAPWNVDWDTTGFDGLVQLSTRATTTNGSLTTRGYQVVVDNRAPTGLAVRFPRRDGYIGQGGTLSVDADDNVYVIGSELIVDGQVVSSKDLHQGGNLDLGWTVKVPNGKKDMTVRVRDQAGNVTAVTRTVTVDNDRPVITGSTSAGRAVRGTFTVSLGGYRDASPFAYFEASLDTPRHLRSYAQENSRTVTIDSREVPDGWYTLGWHAVDAAGNETTLKRSLLVDNRAPSVWIAKAPRNQAKVKKPFSVTATASDTYGITKVELLINGKVVKADTTAGYTFSINPKKYGKKFTMRFRAYDRAGNVRYTTVRTYKR; this is encoded by the coding sequence ATGGGGGACGTCGTGAAGAACACCGGAATCGTGATGGTGACCGCCATGGCCGCCGCACTGATCGCCACACCCGCCCACGCCGCCGTGTCGGCACCGAAGGTCTACGCACGCACCGCCGATCACTGGGTCGGCGGCGTCGTGCCGGTGACCTTCTTCACCCAGCCGACCGAGGACCTGTCCGCCGTCACCGGTCTCACCGTCTTCGCCGACGGTAAGGAGGTCGGCACCGACACGGCCGCGCCCTGGAACGTCGACTGGGACACCACCGGCTTCGACGGGCTGGTGCAGTTGAGCACCCGCGCCACCACCACGAACGGCTCGCTGACGACCCGCGGCTACCAGGTCGTGGTCGACAACAGGGCACCGACCGGGCTGGCCGTCCGCTTCCCGCGGCGCGACGGCTACATCGGCCAGGGCGGCACGCTCTCGGTGGACGCCGACGACAACGTCTACGTCATCGGCTCCGAGCTGATCGTCGACGGCCAGGTGGTCTCGTCGAAGGACCTCCACCAGGGCGGCAACCTCGACCTGGGCTGGACCGTCAAGGTCCCCAACGGCAAGAAGGACATGACGGTCCGGGTACGCGACCAGGCCGGCAACGTGACCGCGGTGACCAGGACGGTGACCGTCGACAACGACCGTCCGGTGATCACCGGCAGCACCAGCGCGGGCCGTGCGGTCCGGGGCACCTTCACCGTCTCGCTCGGCGGCTACCGGGACGCCAGCCCGTTCGCCTACTTCGAGGCCTCCCTGGACACACCGAGGCATCTGCGCTCGTACGCCCAGGAGAACTCCCGCACGGTCACCATCGACAGCCGTGAGGTGCCGGACGGCTGGTACACGCTGGGCTGGCACGCCGTCGACGCGGCAGGCAACGAGACGACCCTGAAGCGTTCCCTTCTCGTGGACAACCGAGCGCCGTCGGTGTGGATCGCCAAGGCGCCCCGGAACCAGGCGAAGGTCAAGAAGCCGTTCTCGGTCACCGCCACCGCCAGTGACACGTACGGCATCACCAAGGTGGAGCTGCTGATCAACGGCAAGGTGGTGAAGGCCGACACCACGGCCGGCTACACCTTCTCGATCAACCCGAAGAAGTACGGCAAGAAGTTCACGATGCGGTTCCGCGCGTACGACCGGGCCGGGAACGTCAGGTACACCACCGTCCGGACCTACAAGCGTTAG
- a CDS encoding galactose oxidase-like domain-containing protein codes for MSRVGRRLMAGATVTAAVAGGMAMSSGTAQSAEQDHAAHQALAAAAAGATQVTVGSSRVALNQPADPFLGKVVPASNAHLTGMYSAQVAWPLVGIHMALLPNGHVVSYGTPPGEAKQGGFSYDDWDPAAGVGTGAHRQTASMHSYDAFCNTLERLPDGRLLMVGGNSTTATMIYDPATGQQTMGAQLNRQRWYASVLRLPDDRMLALGGGNSYNVDAWQKPNDNTTVATTPEISTGTGAWTRLTGADSTVAFGAKDNRWWYPRAYVAPDGKVFGVSYDQMWRLDPTGTGKVTSLGTLPVPIGVSGSSVMYAPGKLLFAGGGQYNNGSSQVATNRATAVDINGTTPKTAETSAMRLARNWLNLTVLPNGEVLANGGTRVGTQAGAANSAYDSEIWNPTTGKWRDAAKAQRIRSYHSTAVLMPSGSVLTAAGGVPGPEDNFNAEMYYPPYLFTKGSDGRVRWANRPQITGISGSLTYGGSVSLGLSDTRTLASLSLTRATSVTHSYNTDQRRVPLAFRQSGATVTATMPANANLLPPGSYLLSGVDTNGVPTPAQMITIKRSGAGTVTVYEKDRTAADFSGPAAKVRFPVTDGYIRAGASLRVDATDPNRVTGTELWINGRRQSSLRWDLAAKDGTATMTVRVYDSLNNLTQISRKVIVDNRKPTLRITSAPANNSRLRKKTTIAVTATDKNVITRVELLVNGKIVATDKKAAYRLTLDPAKYGKKFTMQVRAYDRAGNAVYSTKRTYRR; via the coding sequence ATGTCGCGTGTCGGGCGCCGACTGATGGCGGGAGCCACGGTCACGGCCGCCGTCGCGGGCGGAATGGCGATGTCCTCGGGCACCGCCCAGTCCGCGGAACAGGATCACGCGGCACACCAGGCACTCGCGGCCGCTGCCGCCGGCGCCACCCAGGTGACCGTCGGCAGCAGCCGGGTCGCCCTCAACCAGCCCGCCGATCCGTTCCTCGGCAAGGTCGTCCCGGCGTCGAACGCGCACCTCACCGGCATGTATTCGGCACAGGTCGCCTGGCCGCTGGTCGGCATCCACATGGCGCTGCTGCCCAACGGGCACGTGGTCAGCTACGGCACCCCGCCCGGCGAGGCGAAACAGGGCGGCTTCTCCTACGACGACTGGGACCCGGCCGCCGGCGTCGGCACCGGTGCGCACCGGCAGACCGCGTCGATGCACTCGTACGACGCGTTCTGCAACACGCTCGAACGGCTGCCCGACGGCCGGCTGCTGATGGTCGGCGGCAACTCCACCACGGCCACCATGATCTACGACCCGGCCACCGGGCAGCAGACGATGGGCGCACAGCTCAACCGCCAGCGCTGGTACGCCTCCGTGCTCCGCCTCCCCGACGACCGGATGCTGGCCCTCGGCGGCGGCAACTCGTACAACGTCGACGCGTGGCAGAAGCCGAACGACAACACGACGGTCGCCACCACACCGGAGATCAGCACCGGCACCGGCGCGTGGACCAGGCTGACCGGCGCGGACAGCACGGTGGCGTTCGGGGCGAAGGACAACCGCTGGTGGTACCCGCGGGCGTACGTCGCACCCGACGGCAAGGTCTTCGGTGTCTCGTACGACCAGATGTGGCGACTCGACCCGACCGGCACCGGCAAGGTCACCTCGCTGGGTACGCTGCCCGTACCGATCGGGGTCTCCGGCTCGTCGGTGATGTACGCACCGGGCAAGCTGCTGTTCGCCGGCGGCGGCCAGTACAACAACGGCAGCAGCCAGGTGGCCACCAACCGGGCCACCGCCGTCGACATCAACGGCACCACCCCGAAGACCGCCGAGACCAGCGCGATGCGGCTGGCCCGGAACTGGCTCAACCTGACCGTCCTGCCCAACGGCGAGGTGCTGGCCAACGGCGGCACCCGGGTCGGCACCCAGGCGGGCGCGGCCAACTCGGCGTACGACTCGGAGATCTGGAACCCGACCACCGGTAAGTGGCGGGACGCCGCCAAGGCGCAGCGGATCCGCAGTTACCACTCCACCGCGGTGCTGATGCCGAGCGGCTCGGTGCTGACCGCGGCCGGCGGGGTGCCCGGTCCGGAGGACAACTTCAACGCCGAGATGTACTACCCGCCGTACCTCTTCACCAAGGGCTCGGACGGCCGGGTGCGCTGGGCGAACCGGCCGCAGATCACCGGCATCAGCGGCTCGCTGACCTACGGCGGCTCGGTGTCGCTCGGGCTCTCCGACACCCGCACGCTGGCGTCGCTGTCGCTGACCCGGGCCACCAGCGTCACCCACTCCTACAACACCGACCAGCGCCGGGTGCCCCTGGCGTTCCGGCAGAGCGGCGCGACCGTGACCGCCACCATGCCGGCCAACGCGAATCTGCTGCCGCCCGGCTCGTACCTGCTGTCCGGCGTGGACACCAACGGCGTGCCGACCCCGGCGCAGATGATCACGATCAAGCGCTCCGGTGCGGGCACCGTGACCGTCTACGAGAAGGACCGCACCGCGGCCGACTTCTCCGGCCCGGCCGCCAAGGTGCGGTTCCCGGTCACCGACGGCTACATCCGGGCCGGCGCGAGCCTGCGTGTAGACGCCACCGACCCCAACCGGGTCACCGGCACCGAACTGTGGATCAACGGTAGGCGTCAGTCCTCGCTGCGCTGGGACCTGGCCGCCAAGGACGGCACGGCCACGATGACCGTCCGGGTCTACGACTCGCTGAACAACCTCACCCAGATCTCCCGCAAGGTGATCGTCGACAACCGCAAACCGACGCTACGGATCACCAGCGCACCGGCGAACAACAGCAGGCTGCGCAAGAAGACCACCATCGCGGTGACCGCCACCGACAAGAACGTCATCACCAGGGTCGAACTGCTGGTCAACGGCAAGATCGTGGCCACCGACAAGAAGGCCGCCTACCGGCTCACACTCGACCCGGCGAAATACGGCAAGAAATTCACCATGCAGGTACGGGCATACGACCGCGCCGGCAACGCCGTGTACAGCACGAAGCGCACCTACCGGCGCTGA